One stretch of Cohnella algarum DNA includes these proteins:
- a CDS encoding cache domain-containing sensor histidine kinase, with protein sequence MNRLGRLNTLRNQIFLGFMAVMLIVLGAVGFFTYGQVSALLRDNAEKHIRQTAVQAAGKLDVLLRQVDTFTAQVATSATIQERMAQELDGRKTSFAERQSMQQEIRKNEAYATGIRSLELYTTDYRMLFPLTEGSLNGRVPEAWIRAADAGKGRLAWLGVDPRDPDAVVAIRNVRLVDRSFAYAGYLLVRVEKSYFELTDENESVDSPDRERMGLFDGAGQVVASDFPEGADAERILRSGEEESVRVGGEDYMAIERRSEAAGWRIVILTPVDYATEGISVLRTVVLVAVVIGGVLFLVLTFILSTMITRPILNLIKAMRNAKLGTLRPISVTFSAMEINELNNTYNQMVGSLNELIEVVYEKEIVQSRTELKALQAQINPHFLFNTLEAFYWALEEKGEEELAEIVVAMSGLFRYVISRADEEEWVTVGDELDHAERYLKIMDMRMVDRLAWRIEADEESRRAPIPKLLVQPLVENAILHGVEQRLGRGEVGVRAEPSDRPGFIRVEVADNGPGIDAERIRELRESLAQGAGGRSSKGSGVGLANVEKRLRLYYASAGEGLIVESAPGVGTKVSFEIPDHRGREKTG encoded by the coding sequence ATGAACAGGCTCGGGCGGTTGAATACGCTGCGCAACCAGATTTTTCTCGGCTTTATGGCGGTCATGCTGATCGTGCTCGGGGCGGTCGGTTTTTTCACCTACGGACAGGTATCCGCCTTGCTGCGCGATAACGCGGAAAAGCACATCCGGCAGACGGCGGTTCAGGCCGCGGGGAAGCTGGACGTGCTGCTGCGGCAGGTCGATACGTTCACGGCGCAGGTGGCGACGAGCGCGACGATCCAGGAGCGGATGGCGCAGGAGCTCGACGGCCGCAAAACGAGCTTTGCGGAGCGGCAGTCGATGCAGCAGGAAATCCGGAAAAACGAGGCGTACGCCACCGGCATCCGGTCGCTCGAGCTGTATACGACCGATTACCGGATGCTCTTTCCGCTTACGGAAGGGAGCCTGAACGGCCGCGTGCCGGAGGCATGGATTCGAGCGGCGGATGCCGGCAAGGGACGGCTCGCCTGGCTCGGCGTCGACCCCCGCGACCCGGACGCCGTCGTGGCGATCCGCAACGTGCGGCTGGTCGACCGGTCGTTCGCGTATGCGGGCTATTTGCTGGTGCGCGTCGAGAAAAGCTATTTCGAGCTGACGGACGAAAATGAAAGCGTTGACAGCCCCGATCGGGAACGGATGGGCCTGTTCGACGGGGCGGGGCAGGTCGTCGCCTCCGATTTTCCGGAAGGCGCCGACGCGGAGCGGATTTTACGGTCCGGCGAGGAAGAAAGCGTCCGGGTGGGCGGCGAGGACTACATGGCGATTGAGAGGCGGTCCGAAGCGGCGGGCTGGCGGATCGTCATTTTGACGCCCGTCGATTACGCGACCGAGGGCATTTCCGTCCTCCGCACGGTCGTGCTCGTCGCCGTCGTGATCGGCGGGGTTTTGTTTCTGGTGCTGACGTTCATTTTGTCCACGATGATTACCCGTCCGATCCTGAACCTGATCAAGGCGATGCGCAACGCCAAGCTCGGGACGCTCAGGCCGATTTCCGTCACGTTTTCCGCGATGGAAATCAACGAACTGAACAATACGTACAACCAGATGGTCGGCTCGCTGAACGAGCTGATCGAGGTCGTTTACGAGAAGGAAATCGTGCAAAGCCGGACGGAGCTGAAGGCGCTGCAGGCGCAAATCAATCCGCATTTTCTTTTCAATACGCTGGAAGCGTTCTATTGGGCGCTGGAGGAAAAGGGAGAAGAGGAGCTCGCGGAGATCGTCGTCGCCATGTCCGGGTTGTTCCGGTACGTCATTTCGCGGGCGGACGAGGAGGAATGGGTGACGGTCGGAGACGAGCTGGACCACGCGGAGCGCTATTTGAAAATTATGGACATGCGGATGGTGGACCGGCTGGCCTGGCGCATCGAGGCGGACGAGGAAAGCCGGCGCGCGCCGATTCCGAAGCTGCTCGTTCAGCCGCTCGTGGAGAACGCGATTCTCCACGGCGTCGAGCAGCGGCTCGGCCGCGGAGAGGTCGGCGTTCGCGCCGAGCCGTCGGACCGGCCGGGCTTTATCCGCGTCGAAGTGGCGGACAACGGTCCGGGCATCGACGCGGAGCGAATCCGCGAGCTGCGGGAGTCGCTTGCGCAAGGCGCGGGCGGCCGCTCGTCCAAAGGCAGCGGCGTCGGTCTTGCCAACGTGGAAAAAAGGCTGCGCCTATATTACGCGTCGGCCGGAGAGGGCCTGATCGTCGAAAGCGCGCCAGGCGTCGGCACGAAAGTTTCTTTTGAAATACCGGACCACCGCGGGAGGGAAAAAACGGGATGA
- a CDS encoding carbohydrate ABC transporter permease, with translation MDKVLSDKRVIALYVLPSLLLILAVVYVPIALTGYYGLNEWNGIGAMTFIGLDHYRALLQDRTFWDSAGHSLLLAVFSTASLVLYFIVALLLSAKLRGVNLFRKIYLIPMLLSSVAIAQLWLKVFHPSSGILNRLLESVGVANPPAWLAEPSLVLYALFVPILWQYAGFYILIYYAALVQIPSSLVEAAKIDGANAFQIARKIKLPLAMEVVKVTVVLAVVGSLKYFDLIYVMTDGGPNGASEVMASYMYRQAFKSYDFGYGSAIGFFLLVICLVVTWGIRKLTASKDKIEYS, from the coding sequence TTGGACAAAGTTTTATCGGACAAGAGGGTCATCGCGCTGTATGTGCTGCCGTCGCTGCTGCTGATTCTCGCCGTCGTGTACGTTCCGATCGCGCTGACCGGCTACTACGGGCTGAACGAATGGAACGGGATCGGGGCGATGACGTTTATCGGCCTGGATCATTACCGGGCTTTGCTTCAGGACCGCACGTTCTGGGACAGCGCCGGACACTCGCTGCTGCTCGCCGTATTTTCGACCGCGAGCCTCGTCCTCTATTTTATCGTCGCGCTGCTGCTGTCGGCGAAGCTTCGGGGCGTCAACCTGTTTCGCAAAATATATTTGATCCCGATGCTGCTGTCCTCCGTCGCGATCGCGCAGCTGTGGCTGAAAGTGTTTCATCCGAGCAGCGGGATCCTGAACCGGCTGCTTGAATCCGTCGGCGTCGCGAATCCTCCCGCCTGGCTGGCCGAGCCCTCGCTCGTCCTGTACGCCTTGTTCGTTCCGATTTTGTGGCAGTACGCGGGCTTTTATATTCTCATTTACTACGCGGCGCTTGTCCAGATTCCGTCATCCCTCGTCGAAGCGGCGAAAATCGACGGAGCGAACGCCTTCCAGATCGCCCGCAAAATCAAGCTTCCGCTCGCCATGGAGGTCGTTAAAGTGACGGTCGTCCTCGCGGTCGTCGGCTCGCTGAAATATTTCGACCTCATCTACGTGATGACGGACGGGGGACCGAACGGCGCGAGCGAAGTGATGGCGTCCTACATGTACCGCCAGGCGTTCAAATCGTACGACTTCGGCTACGGCAGCGCGATCGGCTTTTTCCTGCTCGTCATCTGCCTTGTCGTCACCTGGGGCATCCGCAAGCTGACGGCCTCGAAAGATAAAATCGAATATTCGTAG
- a CDS encoding NADH-dependent flavin oxidoreductase, whose amino-acid sequence MNAKFSSLMSPIALRSGIAVQNRIVMAPMTNFSSNEDGTVTDAEIAYYARRSKGVGMVVTACAYVTPNGKGFPGEFGADRDDMIPSLRRLASAIREQGAKAVLQIFHGGRACPPNLVPNGDVVSAGTVPAENGAVPRELTEDEAEAIVRDFGAAARRAIEAGFDGVEIHGANGYLIQQFYSPHTNRRNDRWGGDAEKRLAFPLAVVDAVKAAVREHAKRPFAVGYRFSPEEPEEPGLTMAETFRLIDALAEQSLDYLHVSLQEFWSAPRRGADASKPRIEWIVERAAGRVPVIGVGSIRTPDEAAKALRSGVEFVALGRELIVEPDWVTKVEEGREDDIRTTLTKDDQAELVVPDPLWQAIVNSPGWFPVVEPKR is encoded by the coding sequence ATGAATGCCAAATTTAGTTCTTTGATGAGCCCCATCGCGCTTCGGAGCGGCATCGCCGTCCAAAATCGGATCGTCATGGCGCCGATGACGAATTTTTCTTCAAACGAGGACGGGACCGTCACGGATGCGGAAATCGCCTATTACGCCCGCCGCTCGAAAGGGGTCGGCATGGTCGTTACCGCCTGCGCGTACGTGACGCCAAACGGGAAAGGCTTTCCCGGCGAGTTCGGGGCCGACCGAGACGACATGATCCCGAGCTTGCGGCGGCTGGCGTCCGCCATTCGGGAGCAGGGGGCCAAGGCGGTGCTCCAGATTTTCCACGGCGGCCGCGCTTGCCCGCCGAATCTCGTCCCGAACGGCGACGTCGTCAGCGCCGGCACCGTGCCGGCCGAAAACGGGGCGGTGCCGCGCGAGCTGACGGAAGACGAAGCCGAAGCGATCGTCCGGGATTTCGGCGCCGCCGCGCGACGGGCGATCGAAGCCGGCTTCGACGGCGTCGAAATTCACGGCGCGAACGGCTACTTGATCCAGCAGTTCTACTCGCCGCATACGAACCGCCGCAACGACCGGTGGGGCGGAGACGCGGAAAAGCGCCTGGCGTTTCCGCTCGCCGTCGTCGACGCGGTGAAAGCTGCGGTGCGGGAGCATGCGAAGCGGCCGTTCGCCGTCGGCTACCGGTTTTCCCCGGAAGAACCCGAGGAGCCGGGACTGACGATGGCCGAGACGTTCCGGCTCATCGACGCGCTGGCCGAACAGTCGCTCGATTACCTCCACGTCTCGCTGCAGGAATTCTGGTCCGCGCCGCGCCGCGGAGCGGACGCAAGCAAGCCGCGCATCGAATGGATCGTCGAACGCGCGGCCGGGCGCGTGCCCGTCATCGGCGTCGGTTCGATCCGCACGCCGGATGAAGCGGCAAAAGCGCTGCGGTCGGGCGTCGAATTCGTCGCCCTCGGCCGGGAGCTGATCGTGGAGCCCGACTGGGTGACGAAAGTCGAGGAAGGCCGGGAGGACGACATTCGGACGACGCTGACGAAGGACGACCAGGCCGAGCTCGTCGTACCGGATCCGCTCTGGCAAGCCATCGTCAACAGTCCGGGCTGGTTCCCGGTCGTCGAGCCGAAGCGCTGA
- a CDS encoding TetR/AcrR family transcriptional regulator — protein sequence MNKKQLQSEQTKKKIADASRALFIHKGYNASSIEDIVKATGCSAGNIYYHFKSKEGLFLHLIEESDREWEEKWLTKEPLFSNATDKLYGMAEHLAHEQLNHPMTKAVDEFFNNSVKDPEVEERIKQLIKGYVEFNEQLLQQGIDNGEFKPMNVTGMAVMLDSLLYGLSQHTRSMEREEALEAYRLAIDVFLHGVAQPSA from the coding sequence TTGAACAAGAAGCAATTGCAAAGCGAGCAAACGAAGAAAAAAATAGCCGACGCCTCCAGGGCGCTGTTTATCCATAAAGGCTACAACGCGTCTTCCATTGAGGATATCGTGAAGGCGACCGGCTGCAGCGCGGGGAACATCTATTACCATTTCAAGAGCAAGGAAGGGCTGTTCCTGCACTTGATCGAGGAGTCGGATCGGGAGTGGGAGGAGAAATGGCTGACCAAGGAGCCGCTCTTTTCGAACGCCACCGACAAGCTGTACGGAATGGCTGAGCATCTGGCGCACGAACAGCTGAATCATCCGATGACCAAAGCCGTCGACGAGTTTTTCAACAACTCGGTGAAAGACCCGGAGGTGGAGGAACGGATCAAGCAACTGATCAAGGGTTATGTCGAGTTTAATGAACAGTTGCTGCAGCAGGGGATCGACAACGGCGAATTCAAACCGATGAACGTGACCGGAATGGCCGTCATGCTGGACAGCCTGTTGTACGGGTTAAGCCAGCACACCAGGAGCATGGAGCGGGAAGAGGCGCTGGAGGCTTACCGGTTGGCGATCGACGTGTTTTTGCATGGCGTTGCCCAACCGTCGGCATAG
- a CDS encoding rRNA adenine N-6-methyltransferase family protein — protein MIAVENDPAFAGALRKKAELSAKIAVAEKDFREMKLPNRPFCVVSNIPFSITTAVMEKLMGSDGVSFRGGALLIEYGAARRFTAERTADPRVLAWRMNFELKLIKEVPRAHFAPPPQVDGAILRIVRKERPLLGPGQHRAFHAFASYALRDPRLPLAEALKGIFTAPQLKIAHKEATADRGDPAMALREAQWAKLFQTMVAKVPSFRWPRGK, from the coding sequence GTGATCGCCGTGGAAAACGATCCGGCTTTCGCCGGAGCGCTGCGGAAAAAGGCGGAGCTATCGGCCAAGATCGCGGTGGCGGAAAAGGACTTCCGGGAGATGAAGCTGCCGAATCGCCCCTTTTGCGTCGTATCCAACATTCCGTTTTCGATCACGACGGCGGTAATGGAGAAGTTGATGGGATCCGATGGCGTTTCGTTTCGGGGAGGCGCGCTCCTGATCGAATACGGCGCCGCCCGGCGTTTTACGGCCGAACGGACGGCCGACCCGCGGGTGCTGGCCTGGCGGATGAACTTCGAGCTGAAGCTGATCAAAGAGGTGCCGCGCGCCCATTTCGCGCCGCCTCCGCAGGTGGACGGCGCGATCCTGCGTATCGTCCGCAAGGAGCGCCCGCTGCTCGGGCCCGGGCAGCACCGGGCATTTCATGCGTTCGCATCCTATGCGCTGCGGGATCCGCGGCTGCCGTTGGCGGAGGCGCTGAAGGGCATCTTTACCGCTCCGCAGCTCAAAATCGCGCACAAGGAAGCGACGGCGGACCGCGGCGATCCGGCGATGGCATTGCGGGAAGCCCAATGGGCAAAACTGTTTCAAACGATGGTCGCCAAGGTTCCTTCGTTCCGATGGCCGAGAGGGAAGTAA
- a CDS encoding MFS transporter, which translates to MTLLLKNRGALLILMLNLFLVFTGIGLIIPIMPKFMNELGIGGSLMGLLVATFSLTQFLFSPLAGRMADSFGRKRMIVIGMLVFAFSEALFGMASSPVLLFVSRMLGGISAAMIMPAVMAYAADITTNEQRAAGMGYINAAITTGFIIGPGIGGYIAEFGIRAPFYAAAVAGLIAAFVTLVVLRESLPSREEKFDAPSAAKPRESLLSQLARSYREPYFLSLIIVFVMSFGLANFETVFGLFVDHKFGFEPKDIAFIITFGSIAGAVVQLTAFSWILNRFGEKRVISVCLFFAGAFILMTLFVHKFWLIFAVTFIVFLAIDILRPAIGTQMSRLAEDQQGYVAGLNSAFTSLGNIAGPIVAGFLFDLNVNYPYALACAVLLLCFVFSLRVGKRKAVAAA; encoded by the coding sequence ATGACATTATTGTTGAAAAATCGCGGAGCCCTGCTGATCCTGATGTTGAATCTGTTTCTGGTTTTTACCGGAATCGGACTTATTATTCCGATCATGCCGAAGTTCATGAACGAATTGGGGATCGGCGGCAGCCTCATGGGCCTGCTCGTCGCCACGTTTTCGTTGACGCAGTTTCTCTTTTCCCCGTTGGCGGGCCGAATGGCCGATTCGTTCGGAAGAAAACGGATGATCGTGATCGGCATGCTCGTGTTCGCCTTCTCCGAAGCGCTTTTCGGCATGGCCAGCTCGCCGGTTCTGTTGTTCGTCTCCCGAATGCTCGGCGGCATTAGCGCCGCCATGATTATGCCGGCCGTCATGGCGTACGCGGCGGACATCACGACGAACGAACAGCGCGCGGCAGGGATGGGGTACATTAACGCAGCGATTACGACGGGCTTTATTATCGGGCCCGGCATCGGCGGCTATATCGCGGAATTCGGCATCCGCGCCCCCTTTTACGCCGCGGCGGTCGCGGGGTTGATCGCGGCATTCGTCACGCTGGTCGTTCTCCGGGAATCGCTGCCTTCGAGAGAAGAGAAGTTCGATGCTCCTTCTGCGGCGAAACCGCGGGAAAGCCTCCTTTCCCAGCTTGCGCGTTCTTACCGGGAGCCTTATTTTTTGAGCTTGATCATCGTCTTTGTCATGTCCTTCGGCTTGGCCAATTTCGAAACGGTTTTCGGTCTGTTTGTCGATCACAAGTTCGGGTTCGAGCCCAAAGATATCGCCTTCATCATCACGTTCGGCTCGATCGCCGGCGCCGTGGTCCAGCTGACGGCGTTCAGCTGGATTTTGAACCGTTTCGGCGAAAAGCGCGTCATTTCGGTTTGTCTTTTCTTTGCCGGCGCGTTTATTCTGATGACGCTGTTCGTTCACAAATTCTGGTTGATTTTTGCCGTTACGTTCATCGTATTTCTGGCGATCGATATTTTGCGCCCGGCCATCGGGACCCAGATGTCGAGGCTTGCCGAGGATCAGCAGGGCTACGTTGCCGGCCTTAACTCGGCCTTTACGAGTCTCGGCAATATCGCGGGGCCGATCGTGGCGGGATTCTTGTTCGACTTGAACGTCAACTACCCGTACGCGCTCGCCTGCGCGGTTTTGCTGCTCTGCTTCGTCTTTTCGCTGAGAGTCGGAAAACGGAAAGCCGTCGCGGCGGCTTGA
- a CDS encoding carbohydrate ABC transporter permease, whose translation MSEIAAKTEPLHRRAGAGTAGKLGYAFLYAALTAVAVFQLFPLVWLLLFSLKNNQEAFGLPPLALPADPKWENYAKVWSAGNLDVYFFNSVWITLVSTAATILLGSFVTYAIARMRWKGSSFALGLFMTAMMIPVHSTLIPLFGMFNRAHLIDHPLSLILAYVAFNLPITIMILLGFYYALPKEVEEAAVIDGCSVNRMFFRIVLPMTGSVVATTGIINMIYNWNEFIFVNTFISSDAFKTLTVGVQNFIGQYTTDWGAIGATLVISMLPILLAFLFLSDRIVEGLAAGAVKG comes from the coding sequence ATGTCCGAAATCGCGGCGAAAACGGAGCCCTTGCATCGGAGGGCCGGAGCGGGGACGGCCGGCAAGCTCGGGTATGCCTTCCTGTATGCCGCGCTGACCGCCGTCGCCGTTTTTCAGCTGTTTCCGCTCGTCTGGCTGCTGCTGTTTTCGCTCAAAAACAACCAGGAAGCGTTCGGCCTTCCTCCGCTTGCGCTTCCGGCCGATCCGAAATGGGAAAATTACGCCAAAGTATGGAGCGCGGGCAACCTCGACGTTTATTTTTTCAACAGCGTCTGGATTACGCTCGTTTCGACGGCGGCGACGATTCTGCTCGGAAGCTTCGTCACCTATGCGATCGCGAGGATGAGGTGGAAGGGCAGCTCGTTCGCGCTGGGGCTGTTCATGACGGCGATGATGATTCCCGTTCACTCGACGCTCATTCCGCTGTTCGGCATGTTCAACCGGGCGCATCTGATCGACCATCCGCTGTCGCTTATTCTGGCCTACGTGGCGTTCAACCTGCCGATCACGATCATGATCCTGCTCGGTTTTTACTACGCGCTGCCGAAGGAAGTGGAGGAAGCGGCGGTCATCGACGGCTGCTCCGTGAACCGGATGTTTTTCCGCATCGTGCTGCCGATGACCGGCTCGGTCGTCGCGACGACCGGGATCATCAACATGATTTACAACTGGAACGAATTTATTTTCGTCAATACGTTCATCAGCTCCGACGCTTTCAAGACGCTGACGGTCGGAGTGCAGAACTTTATCGGCCAATATACGACCGACTGGGGGGCGATCGGCGCGACGCTCGTGATCAGCATGCTGCCGATTTTGCTCGCGTTTCTGTTCCTGAGCGACCGGATCGTCGAAGGCCTTGCGGCCGGGGCGGTCAAAGGGTAA
- a CDS encoding response regulator transcription factor, with protein MKTILVVDDEPRTREGVRKALEAWGAGRCRVAAAASGAEALEWLERQEANLLITDVRMPQIGGLELVERVARLPHPPVVLIISGHPEFDYARRALQYGVVDYLLKPLDKKRLVQAVETALKREEDHHRIEWMEKLVDPKLLVVSGEERAYGPQVQEAVRYIREHMHEPITLRDLAELLHVNASYFSVLFKEQTGLTFSEYLTRRRMQRAKELLAGTRLSVNEIAERTGYQTAKYFVKVFRSLEGASPGQYRRSVAESEKTIQ; from the coding sequence ATGAAAACGATACTGGTTGTCGACGACGAACCGAGAACGAGGGAAGGCGTGCGCAAGGCGCTGGAGGCGTGGGGAGCGGGACGCTGCCGCGTCGCCGCCGCGGCAAGCGGCGCGGAGGCGCTCGAATGGCTGGAACGTCAGGAGGCCAATTTGCTCATTACCGACGTCCGGATGCCGCAAATCGGCGGCCTCGAGCTGGTCGAACGGGTGGCCAGGCTTCCGCATCCGCCCGTCGTCCTGATCATTTCGGGCCATCCGGAATTCGATTACGCCCGGCGCGCGCTGCAATACGGGGTCGTCGACTACTTGCTGAAGCCGCTGGACAAGAAGAGGCTCGTCCAGGCGGTCGAGACGGCACTGAAGCGGGAGGAAGACCATCACCGGATCGAATGGATGGAGAAGCTGGTCGATCCGAAGCTGCTCGTCGTCTCCGGCGAGGAACGGGCGTACGGGCCGCAAGTGCAGGAGGCGGTGCGGTATATCCGCGAGCATATGCACGAGCCGATTACGCTGCGGGACCTTGCCGAGCTGCTGCACGTAAACGCGAGCTATTTCAGCGTGCTGTTCAAGGAGCAGACGGGACTTACGTTCAGCGAATATTTGACGCGGCGGCGAATGCAGAGGGCGAAGGAGCTGCTGGCCGGCACGCGCCTCTCCGTGAACGAAATCGCGGAGCGGACGGGCTATCAAACCGCCAAATACTTCGTCAAGGTGTTCCGCTCGCTGGAGGGCGCAAGCCCCGGCCAATACCGGAGGAGCGTCGCGGAGTCCGAAAAAACGATCCAATAA
- a CDS encoding carbohydrate-binding family 9-like protein, with amino-acid sequence MSGEEWERLPPIDVGRRLWLRTENPPETQARAFYDEEALNVNFRVFEASPTVRHMADGSPVYEDSCVEFFLQPLPGQDPRYLNFELNAAGALLLQLGANGEERRPVEIDRSVFGIRSAVGLSDSAAGRVRWELAFRIPFAFLRRSFPDFRPAPGVLMRGNFYKCGDRTPNPHYLSWQPVDSERPDFHRSECFGELLFGEYETSAGR; translated from the coding sequence TTGAGCGGGGAAGAATGGGAGCGGCTGCCGCCGATCGACGTCGGCCGCCGGCTATGGCTGCGCACGGAGAATCCGCCCGAGACGCAGGCTCGCGCCTTTTATGACGAGGAGGCGCTGAACGTGAACTTCCGCGTATTCGAGGCGTCTCCCACCGTTCGGCATATGGCGGACGGCTCCCCCGTCTACGAGGACAGCTGCGTCGAGTTTTTCCTGCAGCCGCTGCCCGGGCAAGATCCGCGTTACTTAAACTTCGAGCTGAACGCGGCGGGAGCGCTGCTGCTTCAACTCGGAGCGAACGGGGAAGAACGGCGGCCGGTCGAAATCGACCGAAGCGTGTTCGGCATTCGCTCGGCGGTCGGCCTGTCCGATTCCGCCGCCGGACGCGTCCGATGGGAGCTTGCCTTCCGGATCCCGTTCGCGTTCCTGCGCCGATCGTTCCCCGATTTCCGGCCCGCTCCGGGCGTCCTCATGCGGGGAAATTTCTACAAATGCGGCGACCGGACCCCGAATCCGCATTATTTAAGCTGGCAGCCGGTCGACTCCGAACGGCCCGACTTCCACCGAAGCGAATGTTTCGGAGAGCTGTTGTTCGGCGAGTACGAAACAAGCGCCGGCCGTTGA
- a CDS encoding extracellular solute-binding protein: protein MFKKSGNILLLTLSLALALAGCGGGNGTAGDAAGNASGSGSGGSAEATASGGNESGSDKVEISFMHLWPEGISAGQNKIVNQIIEQYETEFPNVTIKPEVLENEQYKNKLKVLSASNQLPDVGVTWAAGFLQPYVEGGLFTPLDDLLGGELSGKFVNGTTEAYAIDGKTYGLPLEFNITPVYYNKAIFEKYSLAVPETYEQFKQVVAALADNGVAPIALGNKDRWTGSLWYMYLADRFAGQEALSNAIGGSGSFGDESLVKAAAEVQALVDAGAFVKGFNGLSNEEGKAEFLNGNAAMYMMGTWELPNFTTNEDIPKEFRDSVGFFKFPTADGGKGNIDSWVGGPGVGLFVAENSKVKDEAKAFVEYFVQKWGELSVTGAGVIPATKVDTSALQLPQLYVDLFNEMNRASSITLFADVQMPAAAAETHLNAIQSLFGKAVTPEQFSEEHDAAVSEAK, encoded by the coding sequence GTGTTCAAAAAAAGCGGGAACATCCTGTTGCTGACCTTGTCCCTGGCCCTTGCCCTGGCCGGCTGCGGCGGCGGCAACGGCACGGCCGGCGATGCCGCCGGGAACGCCTCCGGGAGCGGCAGCGGAGGAAGCGCCGAGGCGACGGCAAGCGGCGGAAATGAAAGCGGTTCCGACAAAGTGGAGATCAGCTTCATGCACCTGTGGCCGGAAGGCATCTCCGCCGGACAAAACAAAATCGTCAACCAGATCATCGAACAATACGAAACCGAGTTTCCGAACGTGACGATCAAACCGGAAGTGCTGGAAAACGAGCAGTACAAAAACAAATTGAAAGTGCTTTCGGCTTCCAACCAGCTGCCGGACGTCGGCGTTACCTGGGCGGCGGGCTTCCTTCAGCCTTACGTGGAAGGCGGACTGTTTACGCCGCTGGACGATTTGCTGGGCGGAGAATTGAGCGGCAAGTTCGTCAACGGCACGACCGAGGCGTATGCCATCGATGGCAAAACGTACGGCCTGCCGCTTGAATTCAACATAACGCCGGTTTACTACAACAAGGCGATTTTCGAAAAATACAGCCTCGCAGTACCGGAAACGTACGAGCAGTTCAAACAAGTCGTGGCCGCGCTCGCGGACAACGGCGTCGCGCCGATCGCGCTCGGGAACAAGGACCGGTGGACCGGCTCGCTTTGGTACATGTATTTGGCGGACCGGTTCGCGGGGCAAGAGGCGCTGTCGAACGCGATCGGCGGCTCCGGCTCGTTCGGCGACGAAAGCCTGGTCAAGGCGGCCGCGGAGGTGCAGGCGCTCGTCGACGCCGGGGCGTTCGTGAAGGGCTTCAACGGCTTGTCGAACGAGGAAGGCAAAGCCGAGTTTTTGAACGGCAACGCCGCGATGTACATGATGGGCACGTGGGAGCTTCCGAATTTTACGACGAACGAAGACATCCCGAAGGAATTCCGCGACAGCGTCGGCTTCTTCAAGTTCCCGACGGCGGACGGAGGCAAGGGGAATATCGACAGCTGGGTCGGCGGGCCGGGCGTCGGACTGTTCGTGGCGGAGAACTCGAAGGTGAAGGACGAAGCGAAAGCGTTCGTGGAATATTTCGTGCAAAAATGGGGCGAGCTGTCCGTAACCGGAGCCGGCGTCATTCCGGCGACGAAGGTGGATACGTCCGCGCTGCAACTGCCGCAGCTTTACGTCGACCTGTTCAACGAGATGAACCGGGCCAGCAGCATCACGCTGTTCGCCGACGTGCAAATGCCGGCCGCCGCCGCGGAAACGCATCTGAACGCGATTCAGTCGCTGTTCGGCAAAGCGGTAACGCCGGAGCAATTTTCCGAGGAGCACGACGCGGCCGTATCCGAAGCGAAGTGA